The Coffea arabica cultivar ET-39 chromosome 4e, Coffea Arabica ET-39 HiFi, whole genome shotgun sequence genome includes a window with the following:
- the LOC113741024 gene encoding replication protein A 70 kDa DNA-binding subunit B-like isoform X2 produces MESNLVNFTELQPLMDNWTAIVQVIEKQKVQVSRNGKRYQKLVFVDSQGQTAQALIYAGDIMFFRKYFEPYRRYYVSNARIQNVLPRYSTYPNECSWTIDNSTLVQEIDEVDPPLIPNVFNFADYDSVYQHIDTTDEIDLIGIAIHVHPKAIRGGTPTRDIILTDHMSHPMVLTLWGEHESEEGQDIADMIHTQPVVAALRVRVTSYHAMHLSTKFSSSILINPPIQQANDLRNWCSHNQEEITRFIAERTYGDRLKLLPVPDDDRVITISDLTAVVEARPYWIRGIPKLLDRSQKLWYHSCPHCYKYIRARPDCEITCTSCYQRIRLTPRCRLTVQISDMSGAITLDLSGDDAEQLLPFCISDIQKQEQQGNVQYATIADFIKQKNLVCLVKKSNTIHSSRSSEKYNAIVAHINNATAEENYVISKYITNYKATASTWAAAQEEHSKKNVTDMAENMAIEKVDSIMEGETQSKGVDQLSPSNTEDKKKKAAVAAAPMKLRVNPTKKHRT; encoded by the exons ATGGAAAGCAACCTGGTAAACTTCACAGAACTCCAACCTCTCATGGACAACTGGACTGCCATTGTTCAAGTGATTGAAAAGCAAAAGGTTCAGGTTTCAAGAAATGGAAAACGCTACCAAAAGTTGGTGTTTGTTGATAGTCAG GGTCAAACTGCTCAAGCTCTAATTTATGCTGGAGATATAATGTTCTTCAGGAAGTACTTTGAACCATATCGAAGATATTATGTATCGAATGCTAGGATTCAAAATGTGTTGCCAAGGTACAGTACGTACCCAAATGAGTGCTCATGGACCATTGACAACTCCACGCTTGTCCAAGAAATCGATGAAGTGGACCCCCCTCTGATACCTAATGTGTTTAACTTTGCTGACTACGATTCAGTTTATCAGCACATTGACACAACTGATGAAATAG ATCTTATTGGAATAGCAATTCACGTGCACCCGAAAGCAATCAGAGGTGGAACACCAACTAGGGATATCATTCTTACAGATCATATGTCGCACCCAATGGTACTGACCCTTTGGGGAGAGCATGAATCAGAAGAGGGACAAGACATAGCTGATATGATCCACACCCAACCTGTGGTTGCAGCGCTTCGAGTCCGAGTGACATCTTACCATG CCATGCATCTATCCACCAAATTCTCCAGCAGCATACTAATCAATCCTCCAATTCAGCAAGCCAATGACCTGCGTAACTG gtGCAGTCACAATCAAGAGGAAATCACGCGTTTCATTGCTGAGCGGACTTATGGTGATCGTCTCAAACTCCTACCTGTACCAGATGATGACAGAGTTATAACTATCAGCGATCTCACAGCTGTGGTTGAG GCAAGGCCCTATTGGATTAGAGGCATACCAAAACTTCTAGATAGAAGTCAAAAGCTATGGTACCATTCATGCCCCCACTGCTACAAATACATCAGAGCAAGGCCAGATTGCGAGATCACCTGCACTTCATGCTACCAGCGCATCCGTCTCACTCCACG CTGCAGACTAACAGTGCAAATTAGTGATATGAGTGGTGCTATAACTCTTGACCTGAGTGGTGATGATGCTGAACAACTCCTCCCATTCTGCATAAGTGACATCCAAAAGCAAGAGCAGCAG GGAAATGTCCAGTACGCCACTATAGCAGATTTCATCAAGCAGAAAAACTTAGTTTGCTTGGTCAAGAAATCAAATACAATCCACAGTTCCAGGAGCTCAGAAAAGTACAATGCCATAGTTGCCCATATCAACAATGCTACTGCAGAAGAAAACTATGTCATCAGCAAATATATCACCAACTACAAAGCTACAGCATCCACTTGGGCAGCAGCACAAGAAGAACATTCCAAAAAGAATGTTACCGACATGGCTGAAAATATGGCAATAGAAAAAGTTGATAGCATAATGGAAGGAGAAACACAAAGCAAAGGAGTGGATCAACTCAGTCCTTCTAACACAGAAGATAAGAAGAAAAAGGCAGCAGTTGCAGCAGCCCCAATGAAACTCAGAGTCAACCCCACTAAGAAACACCGCACCTAA
- the LOC113741024 gene encoding replication protein A 70 kDa DNA-binding subunit B-like isoform X1 translates to MFGRRYGISLELRLKLFSSRSSFIGFFLKKLSAALFKRQKMESNLVNFTELQPLMDNWTAIVQVIEKQKVQVSRNGKRYQKLVFVDSQGQTAQALIYAGDIMFFRKYFEPYRRYYVSNARIQNVLPRYSTYPNECSWTIDNSTLVQEIDEVDPPLIPNVFNFADYDSVYQHIDTTDEIDLIGIAIHVHPKAIRGGTPTRDIILTDHMSHPMVLTLWGEHESEEGQDIADMIHTQPVVAALRVRVTSYHAMHLSTKFSSSILINPPIQQANDLRNWCSHNQEEITRFIAERTYGDRLKLLPVPDDDRVITISDLTAVVEARPYWIRGIPKLLDRSQKLWYHSCPHCYKYIRARPDCEITCTSCYQRIRLTPRCRLTVQISDMSGAITLDLSGDDAEQLLPFCISDIQKQEQQGNVQYATIADFIKQKNLVCLVKKSNTIHSSRSSEKYNAIVAHINNATAEENYVISKYITNYKATASTWAAAQEEHSKKNVTDMAENMAIEKVDSIMEGETQSKGVDQLSPSNTEDKKKKAAVAAAPMKLRVNPTKKHRT, encoded by the exons atgtttgGTCGCCGATATGGAATTTCCTTGGAATTGAG GCTCAAACTCTTCTCATCAAGATCAAGTTTTATcggtttctttttaaaaaag TTGTCTGCAGCACTCTTCAAACGTCAAAAAATGGAAAGCAACCTGGTAAACTTCACAGAACTCCAACCTCTCATGGACAACTGGACTGCCATTGTTCAAGTGATTGAAAAGCAAAAGGTTCAGGTTTCAAGAAATGGAAAACGCTACCAAAAGTTGGTGTTTGTTGATAGTCAG GGTCAAACTGCTCAAGCTCTAATTTATGCTGGAGATATAATGTTCTTCAGGAAGTACTTTGAACCATATCGAAGATATTATGTATCGAATGCTAGGATTCAAAATGTGTTGCCAAGGTACAGTACGTACCCAAATGAGTGCTCATGGACCATTGACAACTCCACGCTTGTCCAAGAAATCGATGAAGTGGACCCCCCTCTGATACCTAATGTGTTTAACTTTGCTGACTACGATTCAGTTTATCAGCACATTGACACAACTGATGAAATAG ATCTTATTGGAATAGCAATTCACGTGCACCCGAAAGCAATCAGAGGTGGAACACCAACTAGGGATATCATTCTTACAGATCATATGTCGCACCCAATGGTACTGACCCTTTGGGGAGAGCATGAATCAGAAGAGGGACAAGACATAGCTGATATGATCCACACCCAACCTGTGGTTGCAGCGCTTCGAGTCCGAGTGACATCTTACCATG CCATGCATCTATCCACCAAATTCTCCAGCAGCATACTAATCAATCCTCCAATTCAGCAAGCCAATGACCTGCGTAACTG gtGCAGTCACAATCAAGAGGAAATCACGCGTTTCATTGCTGAGCGGACTTATGGTGATCGTCTCAAACTCCTACCTGTACCAGATGATGACAGAGTTATAACTATCAGCGATCTCACAGCTGTGGTTGAG GCAAGGCCCTATTGGATTAGAGGCATACCAAAACTTCTAGATAGAAGTCAAAAGCTATGGTACCATTCATGCCCCCACTGCTACAAATACATCAGAGCAAGGCCAGATTGCGAGATCACCTGCACTTCATGCTACCAGCGCATCCGTCTCACTCCACG CTGCAGACTAACAGTGCAAATTAGTGATATGAGTGGTGCTATAACTCTTGACCTGAGTGGTGATGATGCTGAACAACTCCTCCCATTCTGCATAAGTGACATCCAAAAGCAAGAGCAGCAG GGAAATGTCCAGTACGCCACTATAGCAGATTTCATCAAGCAGAAAAACTTAGTTTGCTTGGTCAAGAAATCAAATACAATCCACAGTTCCAGGAGCTCAGAAAAGTACAATGCCATAGTTGCCCATATCAACAATGCTACTGCAGAAGAAAACTATGTCATCAGCAAATATATCACCAACTACAAAGCTACAGCATCCACTTGGGCAGCAGCACAAGAAGAACATTCCAAAAAGAATGTTACCGACATGGCTGAAAATATGGCAATAGAAAAAGTTGATAGCATAATGGAAGGAGAAACACAAAGCAAAGGAGTGGATCAACTCAGTCCTTCTAACACAGAAGATAAGAAGAAAAAGGCAGCAGTTGCAGCAGCCCCAATGAAACTCAGAGTCAACCCCACTAAGAAACACCGCACCTAA
- the LOC113742805 gene encoding putative disease resistance RPP13-like protein 3: MADPALSFVIERTGDLLIQKIVFLKGVRRQVERLRNDLARMRCFLKDADQRQDEEERIRHWVSEIRDAAYDAEDIIEIFASKVELFTKDEGLVTKLTYYPLKIVNFYKIGKEIESLQMRINDIADSREKYGIKNLGEGTSTHGEELQRLRRSSPVTEDKDIVGFVEITKSLVAELLKEDENRRVVSIVGMGGAGKTTLAKKVYNHADVRARFNCRAWVCVSSSYDHKKILRSIIKQLNPNDDKLSEMLEKMEVEEEVLEERLYKDLQDKCCLVVLDDVWKEAAWDCLSRRAFPDVGTSSRLLLTSRNREVAVHADALSNPCELKTLGQEDSWQLFLKKALGHGANAGCPPDLEGVGREIARRCAGLPLAITVIGGLLLGKKKLKSEWEKVLDNFRAYLSSSQSEAGAILELSYADLPPNLKLCFLYLGLFPEDSFISVRKLIHMWVAEGIMQKREAKILEETAAYDDVKRLCSRNMVQVAEMTVDERIKSCRVHDALRELAIRKAEDEIFFQIHDTRDDEISAKSRYLAAHILPLDKNYFGSSAPPLRSLLFFNIHGYRENISLSFKSFKKLRILDLENAEMGYDLPKEIGKVRLLRYLGLRRTSIGRLPHSFDCLRNLQTLDIRNINRVIVSNFIWKLESLRHLYAYKMECDVPLKIEGLRNLQTLSRIHFDDIMHNNMITLTSLQKLGIWVDDRSDINKLCMHLSEVGSLKALRLYFDGGSEWPSLGGLSKLQHVTALKLFGLGLRSLPPDFPSNLSCLSLSFTRLQDDPMPALEKLGQLSFLKMEFSYWGPQLVISTHGFHQLKFLELNFQHGLKEIEVEKGALPQLQCLRIRKCLSLEKLPEGLKYMSTLDKLELVDMPEDLISRLDVREVAGRAEVHIYS; encoded by the coding sequence ATGGCTGACCCTGCTCTCTCTTTTGTTATTGAGAGAACTGGCGATCTGCTGATTCAAAAAATTGTTTTCCTGAAAGGCGTTCGACGACAAGTTGAGAGACTTCGAAATGATCTGGCCCGGATGCGGTGTTTCCTGAAAGATGCAGATCAAAGGCAAGATGAAGAGGAGAGGATTCGCCACTGGGTTTCTGAAATCCGAGATGCTGCCTACGATGCGGAGGATATCATTGAGATATTTGCCAGCAAAGTTGAGCTCTTCACAAAGGACGAGGGATTGGTCACCAAATTGACATATTATCCCTTGAAAATTGTGAACTTCTACAAGATAGGTAAAGAGATTGAGTCCTTACAGATGAGGATCAATGACATAGCCGACAGCCGTGAAAAATACGGTATCAAAAATCTTGGAGAGGGAACGAGTACACATGGAGAAGAGCTTCAACGGCTCCGACGGTCCTCTCCAGTTACTGAGGACAAGGATATAGTGGGCTTCGTGGAGATTACAAAATCGCTGGTGGCAGAACTTTTGAAAGAGGACGAAAACCGCCGTGTGGTTTCAATCGTTGGCATGGGAGGTGCTGGTAAGACAACTCTAGCCAAAAAAGTTTATAACCATGCTGATGTCAGGGCAAGATTCAACTGCCGTGCTTGGGTATGTGTCTCTTCAAGCTATGATCACAAAAAGATACTAAGATCAATCATAAAGCAATTAAATCCAAACGATGACAAGCTATCTGAAATGTTGGAAAAGATGGAAGTGGAAGAGGAAGTGTTGGAAGAAAGGCTCTATAAAGATCTCCAAGACAAATGTTGTCTTGTAGTACTTGATGATGTATGGAAGGAAGCAGCGTGGGATTGTCTATCCAGGAGGGCATTTCCTGATGTTGGCACATCAAGTAGATTGCTGCTTACAAGTCGCAATCGGGAAGTTGCCGTACACGCAGATGCTCTTAGCAACCCGTGTGAGTTGAAAACTTTGGGACAGGAAGACAGCTGGCAGTTGTTTCTCAAAAAGGCCTTAGGTCATGGGGCTAATGCTGGGTGTCCTCCGGATTTGGAAGGAGTAGGCAGAGAGATTGCAAGGAGATGTGCCGGTCTGCCACTAGCCATCACGGTTATAGGTGGTCTGCTACTGGGCAAGAAAAAGTTGAAGAGTGAATGGGAGAAAGTTCTCGACAACTTTAGAGCATACCTATCAAGCAGCCAGAGTGAAGCAGGGGCAATTCTGGAATTAAGTTATGCAGACCTTCCTCCCAATCTGAAACTTTGCTTTTTGTATTTGGGTTTGTTTCCTGAGGACTCCTTCATTTCTGTGCGCAAGTTGATCCATATGTGGGTTGCAGAGGGAATAATGCAGAAAAGAGAAGCAaaaattttggaggaaactGCAGCATATGATGATGTGAAGCGACTTTGTAGCAGAAATATGGTCCAAGTGGCGGAAATGACTGTTGATGAGAGGATTAAAAGCTGTAGAGTCCATGATGCACTGCGAGAGCTTGCAATCAGAAAGGCAgaggatgaaattttttttcagaTCCATGACACCAGAGATGATGAAATATCAGCCAAATCCAGGTACCTTGCTGCTCATATTCTCCCTCTggataaaaattattttgggtCTTCGGCCCCTCCTCTCCGGTCTCTGCTTTTTTTCAATATCCACGGTTACAGGGAAAACATTAGTCTTAgcttcaaaagtttcaaaaagcTTAGGATATTAGACCTTGAGAATGCTGAGATGGGTTATGATTTGCCAAAAGAAATTGGTAAAGTCAGGCTTCTAAGGTACCTCGGTTTAAGACGCACATCTATTGGAAGGCTCCCTCATTCCTTCGATTGCTTGCGAAACCTACAAACTCTTGACATACGGAACATTAACCGAGTGAtagtttcaaatttcatttggaagcttgaaagtttaCGGCATTTATATGCGTATAAAATGGAATGTGATGTGCCTCTTAAAATTGAAGGATTGAGGAATCTCCAGACTCTGTCACGCATACACTTTGATGACATTATGCACAATAACATGATAACTTTGACAAGTCTTCAGAAACTGGGGATTTGGGTGGATGACAGATCAGACATAAACAAACTCTGCATGCATTTATCTGAGGTTGGAAGCCTAAAGGCGCTACGTCTTTATTTTGATGGAGGAAGCGAGTGGCCATCTCTAGGTGGACTTTCTAAGCTCCAGCATGTAACAGCGCTTAAGCTGTTCGGGCTGGGTTTGAGATCGCTACCTCCTGATTTCCCTTCAAATCTCTCTTGCTTGTCTTTGAGTTTCACACGTCTCCAGGATGACCCAATGCCAGCACTAGAGAAGTTGGGACAGCTGTCGTTCCTCAAAATGGAATTTTCATATTGGGGACCACAGCTAGTCATTTCTACGCATGGGTTTCACCAATTGAAATTCCTTGAGCTCAACTTCCAACATGGTTTGAAGGAAATAGAGGTGGAGAAAGGTGCACTGCCACAGCTCCAGTGCCTGAGAATCAGGAAGTGCCTCTCATTAGAGAAGTTGCCGGAAGGGCTGAAGTACATGTCTACTCTTGATAAGCTTGAGCTTGTAGACATGCCAGAAGATTTGATCAGTAGGCTTGATGTGAGAGAAGTTGCCGGAAGAGCTGAAGTACATATCTACTCTTGA